The Desulfuromonas sp. genome has a segment encoding these proteins:
- the tolR gene encoding protein TolR: protein MEVGSRDTGSRRTLSQINVTPFVDVMLVLLIIFMVTAPMMEQGFDVNLPEVENAPGIASKEEPVVVTVDRRGRISIGQSRVNTTAKLIPLLKQVMKERKDKSVLLEADQAVAYVEVMQVMAAVKSAGISRVGMVTQQPKR, encoded by the coding sequence ATGGAAGTCGGCAGTCGCGATACCGGCAGTCGCCGCACCCTGTCGCAGATCAACGTCACCCCGTTTGTCGACGTTATGCTGGTGCTGCTGATTATCTTCATGGTGACGGCACCGATGATGGAGCAGGGTTTCGATGTCAACCTGCCGGAAGTTGAAAATGCGCCCGGTATCGCCAGCAAGGAAGAGCCCGTTGTGGTTACCGTCGACCGGCGTGGCCGGATTTCGATCGGGCAATCCCGGGTCAATACCACAGCCAAGCTGATTCCGCTCCTCAAGCAGGTGATGAAGGAGCGCAAGGATAAAAGCGTACTCCTTGAGGCCGATCAGGCGGTCGCCTACGTTGAGGTGATGCAGGTGATGGCGGCGGTCAAAAGCGCCGGTATCTCGCGGGTCGGCATGGTGACCCAGCAGCCAAAGAGATAA
- the tolQ gene encoding protein TolQ, with translation MDLIMGAGPIVKLVLLILVLFSVASWAIIFLKFKMIHRAAKDSEAFLEFFWSKKRFDLIQQNLKTYAQSPLTVLFREGYHELAKNQRNQEGDDPSFGIDLRGADSVGRALRRATTQEIHRLERYLPFLATTGSTAPFIGLFGTVWGIMDSFRSIGQTGSASLAVVAPGISEALVATAIGLVAAIPAVVAYNHFISKVSVLTGEMDNFCQEFLNIIEHMSRRK, from the coding sequence TTGGATCTGATTATGGGCGCTGGCCCGATTGTCAAGCTTGTCCTGCTGATTCTCGTTCTGTTTTCGGTCGCATCCTGGGCCATCATCTTTCTCAAATTCAAGATGATTCACAGGGCGGCAAAGGATTCGGAAGCGTTTCTCGAGTTTTTCTGGAGCAAGAAACGGTTCGACCTGATTCAGCAGAACCTGAAAACGTATGCCCAGTCACCGCTCACCGTACTGTTTCGTGAGGGTTATCATGAACTGGCCAAGAACCAGCGCAATCAGGAAGGCGATGACCCCTCCTTCGGCATCGATTTGCGTGGTGCCGACAGCGTCGGCCGGGCCCTGCGGCGGGCGACCACCCAGGAGATTCATCGGCTCGAAAGATATCTCCCTTTTCTCGCAACCACCGGTTCAACGGCGCCGTTTATCGGGCTGTTCGGCACAGTCTGGGGGATCATGGATTCCTTCCGCAGCATCGGCCAGACCGGATCGGCCTCGCTGGCCGTTGTTGCACCCGGAATCTCCGAGGCGCTGGTGGCGACGGCGATCGGACTGGTCGCGGCGATCCCGGCGGTTGTCGCCTACAACCATTTCATCAGCAAGGTTTCGGTTTTGACCGGCGAGATGGATAATTTCTGCCAGGAGTTCCTCAACATCATCGAACACATGAGCCGGAGAAAATAG
- a CDS encoding GTP cyclohydrolase I FolE2, with product MSQMPDLQKTRDTRNIAIDKVGVKDIHYPIVVMDRSHDKQHTVARINMYVDLPEHFKGTHMSRFIEILNQHRGEITIRNMDKILAQMKQRLEASSAHVEMEFPYFIEKEAPVSRAKGLMEYQCRLHGLLDENEKTDFVLGVTVPVTSLCPCSREISTRGAHNQRSEVRVDIRMERFIWIEELISWVEECGSSPVYSLLKREDEKAVTEQAYDNPMFVEDIVRAVTQKLSSIEGIEWFRVECENFESIHNHSAYAMLER from the coding sequence ATCGCGATCGACAAGGTTGGAGTCAAGGATATCCACTATCCGATCGTTGTTATGGATCGGAGCCATGATAAGCAGCATACGGTGGCGCGAATCAACATGTATGTCGATCTGCCCGAGCACTTCAAGGGGACTCACATGAGTCGCTTCATCGAGATTCTCAATCAGCATCGCGGCGAAATTACGATCCGCAATATGGACAAAATTCTCGCGCAGATGAAACAGCGGCTCGAAGCAAGCAGTGCCCATGTCGAAATGGAGTTCCCCTATTTCATCGAAAAGGAAGCCCCGGTCTCAAGGGCCAAAGGGCTTATGGAGTATCAATGCCGATTGCATGGACTGCTCGATGAAAACGAAAAAACCGACTTTGTTCTCGGCGTCACTGTCCCGGTCACATCACTTTGCCCCTGTTCGCGTGAAATCAGCACGCGCGGTGCCCACAATCAGCGCAGCGAAGTCCGCGTCGATATCCGGATGGAGCGCTTTATCTGGATCGAAGAGCTGATCAGCTGGGTTGAAGAGTGCGGCAGTTCTCCGGTTTACTCGCTGCTCAAGCGGGAGGATGAAAAGGCGGTCACCGAGCAGGCCTACGATAATCCGATGTTCGTTGAGGATATTGTCCGGGCCGTCACCCAGAAACTGAGCAGTATCGAGGGGATAGAGTGGTTTCGCGTTGAGTGTGAAAACTTCGAATCGATCCACAACCATTCGGCCTATGCCATGCTCGAACGGTAG